The following proteins come from a genomic window of Trichoplusia ni isolate ovarian cell line Hi5 chromosome 16, tn1, whole genome shotgun sequence:
- the LOC113502114 gene encoding pancreatic triacylglycerol lipase-like, which produces MKFLTVFVLIVTLSCEGQRPPALPLSPISFQQIARGFTNLPGRPPTVDNIIIRHYSTNLTSPRSYRIRNAKALLTGPDFDVNRPTVLYAHGYVELLSDESIQTVMSAYLRRGDHNALLLDWSNIAFGNYLVIAKTLPKAGEQIGKILRKLVKRGLPAENLHLVGHSMGSHFVAYAARYLSSKGIQVPRITGLDPAYPGFYPPLVAPPMAASDARFVDVIHTDGGGFGTPTATAHVDFWPNGGQAKQPGCLSATIPLTSEDFCSHWRSWAFWAESLTSDVFLARRCSDYDAFLRGQCQQEPLVLMGFKASPDLRGNYYLRTGAKPPYGLGSRGAE; this is translated from the exons TGACTCTATCGTGTGAAGGCCAGCGCCCCCCAGCCCTCCCACTGTCTCCGATCAGTTTTCAACAAATAGCAAGAGGATTTACCA ATCTCCCGGGCCGGCCCCCGACCGTCGACAACATAATAATCCGACATTATAG TACAAACCTGACCTCACCCCGGTCTTACCGCATCAGGAATGCAAAGGCTTTGCTGACAGGTCCCGACTTCGATGTGAACAGACCGACAGTGCTGTATGCACATGG GTACGTGGAACTGCTATCTGACGAGAGCATCCAGACAGTGATGTCGGCGTACCTGCGGCGCGGAGACCACAATGCGCTGCTGCTGGACTGGTCCAACATCGCCTTCGGGAACTACCTCGTTATTGCGAAGACATTGCCTAAG GCTGGAGAGCAAATTGGAAAGATATTGCGCAAGCTTGTGAAGCGAGGGCTGCCTGCTGAAAATCTGCATCTCGTTGGACATTCCATGGGCAGCCATTTTGTTGCGTATGCTGCTAGGTACTTGTCGTCTAAGGGGATTCAAGTCCCAAG AATAACCGGTCTGGACCCGGCATACCCTGGTTTCTACCCGCCACTAGTGGCGCCCCCTATGGCGGCATCAGACGCTCGCTTTGTTGACGTCATCCATACGGACGGCGGTGGCTTCGGCACTCCCACGGCCACTGCCCACGTCGATTTCTGGCCCAACGGTGGGCAAGCCAAGCAGCCAGGATGTCTGTCGGCCACTATACCACTGACTTCTGAAG ATTTCTGCAGCCACTGGCGCTCCTGGGCGTTTTGGGCGGAGTCCCTGACCAGTGACGTATTCCTCGCTCGGAGATGCTCGGACTACGACGCGTTCCTCCGCGGCCAGTGCCAGCAGGAACCGCTCGTTCTGATGGGCTTCAAAGCGTCGCCGGA tttgcGAGGAAACTACTACCTAAGAACGGGTGCAAAACCTCCGTACGGACTTGGTTCAAGAGGAGCAGAATAA